Proteins encoded together in one Pseudomonas sp. Seg1 window:
- the gspF gene encoding type II secretion system inner membrane protein GspF: MNRYRFEAADATGKIESGHLEADSQGAAFSVLRGRGLTALSVHKESNVASHGGGGLFSAKLSDNDLAWATRQLASLLGASLPLEAALSATVEQAEKKHIAHTLSAVRADVRSGMRLAESLAARPRDFPEIYRALIAAGEESGDLAQVMERLADYIEERNNLRGKILTAFIYPGVVGLVSIGIVIFLLSYVVPQVVSAFSQARQDLPGLTLAMLNASDFIRSWGWLCAGIMAASFWSWRLYLRNPAARLSWHHRVLKLPLFGRFILGLNTARFASTLAILGGAGVPLLRALEAARQTLSNDRLSLSVTEATAKVREGVNLAAALRVENVFPPVLIHLIASGEKTGSLPPMLERAAQTLSRDIERRAMGMTALLEPLMIVVMGGVVLVIVMAVLLPIIEINQLVQ, from the coding sequence ATGAATCGCTATCGTTTTGAAGCCGCCGATGCGACCGGCAAGATCGAATCCGGGCACCTTGAGGCGGACAGTCAGGGCGCCGCTTTCAGTGTGTTACGCGGGCGCGGGTTGACCGCGTTGTCGGTACACAAGGAAAGCAATGTCGCCAGCCATGGCGGTGGCGGATTGTTCAGCGCCAAGCTCTCGGACAACGATCTGGCCTGGGCCACGCGGCAATTGGCGAGTCTGTTGGGCGCCAGTCTGCCGCTGGAGGCCGCGCTGAGTGCCACGGTCGAGCAGGCCGAGAAAAAACACATCGCCCACACCCTCAGCGCCGTGCGCGCCGATGTGCGCAGCGGCATGCGTCTGGCGGAATCGCTGGCGGCGCGGCCACGGGATTTTCCGGAGATCTATCGTGCGCTGATTGCCGCGGGCGAGGAATCCGGCGACCTCGCGCAGGTGATGGAACGGCTGGCGGATTACATCGAGGAGCGCAACAACCTGCGCGGCAAGATTCTCACCGCGTTTATCTATCCGGGCGTGGTCGGGCTGGTGTCGATCGGCATTGTGATTTTCCTGCTCAGCTACGTGGTGCCGCAGGTGGTCAGTGCATTTTCCCAGGCACGGCAGGATCTGCCGGGATTGACCCTGGCGATGCTCAACGCGAGTGATTTCATCCGCAGTTGGGGCTGGCTGTGTGCAGGGATCATGGCCGCAAGTTTTTGGAGCTGGCGTTTGTATCTGCGCAATCCAGCGGCGCGTTTGAGTTGGCATCATCGGGTGCTGAAGTTGCCGCTGTTCGGGCGGTTCATTCTGGGGCTGAACACCGCACGTTTCGCTTCGACCCTGGCGATTCTCGGCGGCGCCGGGGTGCCGTTGTTGCGCGCATTGGAAGCAGCGCGGCAGACACTGTCCAACGATCGCTTGAGCCTAAGTGTCACTGAGGCGACGGCCAAGGTGCGCGAAGGCGTCAACCTCGCCGCAGCATTGCGAGTGGAAAATGTCTTCCCGCCGGTGCTGATTCACCTGATCGCCAGTGGTGAGAAAACCGGTTCGCTGCCGCCTATGCTGGAGCGGGCGGCGCAGACGTTGTCCCGCGATATCGAGCGGCGGGCGATGGGCATGACGGCGTTGCTCGAACCGCTGATGATTGTGGTGATGGGCGGGGTGGTGCTGGTGATTGTGATGGCGGTGTTGTTGCCGATCATCGAGATCAACCAACTGGTCCAGTAG
- the gspE gene encoding type II secretion system ATPase GspE, whose product MSVLPYAWAKAQRILLCDGVLTVCPSTPGWSISEARRQFGATTIQRVRDDELDGLLASAYADTGSAAAVVGAAENEVDLDRLMQDMPEITDLLDTQDGAPVIRMINALLTQAARDEASDIHIEPFETHSVVRYRVDGTLRDVVSPRKALHGALVSRIKIMAQLDIAEKRLPQDGRIALRVAGRPIDIRVSTVPTGHGERVVMRLLDKQAGRLHLETLGMDAQVLAKLDHLIRQPHGIVLVTGPTGSGKTTSLYAALARLDASTSNILTVEDPVEYDLPGISQIQVNAKIDMTFALALRAILRQDPDIIMIGEIRDLETAQIAVQASLTGHLVLATLHTNDAVSAVNRLIDMGVEPFLLASSMLGVLAQRLVRRLCNQCKQEDPATPGTWRPVGCAACNHTGYSGRTGIHELFCIDDDIRTLIHQGAGEQALRASAAKAGMFSLREDGERWIRSGATAPEEILRVTRDA is encoded by the coding sequence ATGAGTGTGTTGCCTTACGCCTGGGCCAAGGCACAGCGGATTCTTTTGTGCGATGGCGTACTGACGGTGTGCCCGTCGACGCCGGGTTGGTCGATCAGCGAGGCGCGGCGGCAGTTTGGTGCGACCACGATTCAGCGCGTGCGCGATGACGAACTGGATGGCTTGCTTGCCAGTGCGTATGCCGACACGGGTAGTGCGGCAGCAGTGGTTGGGGCCGCGGAAAACGAAGTCGACCTCGACCGCTTGATGCAAGACATGCCGGAAATCACCGACCTGCTCGACACCCAGGACGGCGCGCCGGTGATTCGCATGATCAACGCTTTGCTCACCCAAGCCGCGCGCGATGAGGCCAGTGACATTCACATTGAGCCGTTTGAAACCCATTCGGTGGTGCGCTATCGCGTCGACGGCACCCTGCGCGACGTGGTCTCGCCGCGCAAGGCATTGCACGGTGCGTTGGTATCGCGGATCAAGATCATGGCGCAGCTCGATATCGCCGAAAAACGCCTGCCGCAGGATGGACGCATCGCTTTGCGCGTGGCCGGGCGACCAATCGATATCCGCGTTTCAACGGTGCCGACTGGACATGGCGAAAGGGTGGTGATGCGCTTGCTCGACAAGCAGGCCGGGCGTCTGCACCTGGAAACCCTCGGCATGGACGCGCAAGTGCTGGCCAAACTCGATCACCTGATCCGCCAGCCCCACGGCATCGTGCTGGTTACCGGGCCGACCGGCAGCGGCAAGACCACCAGCCTGTACGCCGCCCTGGCGCGACTCGATGCGAGTACCAGCAATATCCTCACCGTTGAAGACCCGGTGGAATACGACCTGCCGGGCATCAGCCAGATTCAGGTCAACGCCAAGATCGACATGACCTTCGCGCTGGCGCTGCGAGCGATCCTGCGCCAGGACCCGGACATCATCATGATCGGCGAGATCCGCGATCTGGAAACCGCACAAATCGCCGTGCAGGCGTCGCTGACCGGGCATTTGGTGCTGGCAACGTTGCACACCAACGACGCGGTGTCGGCGGTCAACCGCTTGATCGACATGGGCGTCGAGCCGTTTCTGCTGGCCTCGTCGATGCTCGGCGTACTCGCGCAACGCTTGGTGCGACGCCTGTGCAATCAGTGCAAGCAGGAAGACCCGGCGACACCGGGGACATGGCGCCCGGTCGGTTGTGCGGCGTGCAATCACACCGGTTACAGCGGCCGCACCGGCATTCACGAATTGTTCTGCATCGACGACGACATCCGCACCCTGATTCACCAAGGGGCAGGGGAGCAGGCTCTGCGTGCATCGGCAGCCAAGGCCGGGATGTTCAGCCTGCGCGAGGACGGTGAGCGCTGGATCCGCAGTGGCGCCACCGCCCCTGAAGAAATCTTGCGTGTGACACGGGACGCCTGA
- the gspD gene encoding type II secretion system secretin GspD, producing MKGSGSKPARLALPMLLMALSACSNTTTPQNQPPLLVDSELGRPLANTQRSGDAVLDRERAQAQARPVPKQLHNISKRARSGAAASGIALPSNPLGDQPVTLNFVDADIQAVVRALSRSTGQQFLVDPRVKGTLTLVSEGQVPARQAYDMLLAALRMQGFSVVDVGGVAQVVPEADAKLLGGPIYSADKPAGNGMLTRTFRLQYENAVNLIPVLRPIVSPNNPINAYPGNNTIVITDYADNLTRVAQLIASIDSPSAIDTDVVQIQNGIAADIAPMVADLLDAPGNDPTQKIAVIGDPRSNTIIIRAGSPERTELARNLIYKLDNAQSNPSNLHVVYLRNAQAAKLAQALRGLLTGESDSGTSDSARSVLSAMGASTGGNAGQNGQSGAQSSGTTSTSNSSGSTGGSYAQGSGGTSSGANQASEQNVAFSAGGVTIQADATTNTLLISAPEPLYRNLREVIDLLDQRRAQVVIESLIVEVGEDDASEFGVQWQTGNLGGNGVIGGANLGGSGINLSGKTSLDVLPQGLNLGYVNGTVDIPGIGKILDLKVLARALKSKGGTNVLSTPNLLTLDNEAASIFVGQTIPFVSGSYVTGGGGTSNNPFQTVTREEVGLKLNVRPQISEGGTVKLDIYQEVSSIDERASSSAKAAGIVTNKRAIDTSILLDDGQIMVLGGLLQDGYSQSNDAVPWLSTIPGFGALFRNERRAITKTNLMVFLRPYIIRDSEAGRSITLNRYDFMRRAQGGLQPERSWAMPDMQAPQLPAAAQGVPAVGPSSGPRATIKAVPIEGSTRF from the coding sequence ATGAAGGGGTCAGGATCCAAACCGGCACGTCTGGCGTTGCCGATGTTGCTGATGGCGTTGAGCGCGTGCAGCAACACCACCACACCACAGAATCAGCCGCCGTTGCTGGTCGACAGTGAGCTGGGCCGGCCGCTGGCCAACACCCAGCGCAGCGGCGACGCGGTGCTCGACCGCGAGCGCGCACAGGCGCAGGCGCGACCTGTGCCGAAGCAATTGCACAACATCAGCAAGCGTGCGCGCAGCGGCGCGGCGGCGTCGGGTATTGCGTTGCCGAGCAATCCTTTGGGCGATCAACCGGTGACGCTGAATTTTGTCGACGCCGATATTCAAGCGGTGGTGCGGGCGCTGTCGCGTTCGACCGGGCAGCAGTTTCTGGTCGACCCTCGGGTCAAGGGCACGTTGACGCTGGTCTCGGAAGGTCAGGTGCCGGCGCGGCAGGCTTACGACATGCTGCTAGCGGCGTTGCGTATGCAGGGTTTCAGCGTCGTTGATGTCGGCGGCGTGGCGCAGGTGGTGCCGGAGGCGGATGCGAAGTTGTTGGGTGGGCCAATTTACAGCGCTGACAAACCGGCGGGTAACGGCATGCTCACCCGTACGTTTCGTTTGCAATACGAGAACGCGGTGAACCTTATTCCGGTGCTGCGCCCGATTGTTTCGCCGAACAATCCGATCAACGCCTATCCGGGCAATAACACCATCGTCATCACCGATTACGCGGACAACCTGACCCGCGTGGCGCAGTTGATTGCGAGCATTGATTCGCCGAGTGCGATTGACACGGATGTGGTGCAGATCCAGAACGGTATCGCTGCCGACATTGCGCCGATGGTGGCGGATTTGCTCGATGCGCCGGGCAATGATCCGACGCAGAAAATCGCGGTGATTGGTGATCCACGTTCCAACACCATCATCATTCGCGCCGGCAGTCCGGAGCGTACCGAGTTGGCGCGTAACCTGATCTACAAACTCGACAATGCGCAGAGCAATCCAAGCAATTTGCATGTGGTTTATTTGCGCAACGCGCAAGCGGCGAAACTGGCGCAGGCATTGCGCGGTTTGCTCACGGGCGAGAGCGACAGCGGCACCAGCGACAGTGCGCGTTCGGTGCTCAGTGCCATGGGTGCGAGCACTGGCGGCAATGCTGGGCAGAACGGCCAGAGTGGTGCGCAAAGCAGCGGCACGACATCGACCAGCAATAGCAGCGGAAGTACCGGTGGCAGTTACGCCCAAGGCAGTGGCGGCACCAGCAGCGGCGCTAATCAGGCCAGCGAGCAGAACGTCGCCTTCAGTGCCGGTGGCGTGACCATTCAGGCCGACGCCACCACCAACACTTTGTTGATTTCCGCGCCGGAACCGCTGTATCGCAACCTGCGCGAAGTCATCGATCTGCTTGACCAACGGCGTGCGCAAGTGGTGATCGAAAGCCTGATCGTCGAAGTCGGCGAGGACGATGCCAGTGAGTTCGGCGTGCAATGGCAGACCGGCAACCTCGGCGGTAATGGCGTGATCGGTGGCGCGAATCTGGGGGGTTCGGGGATCAATCTCAGTGGCAAAACCAGCCTCGACGTGCTGCCGCAAGGCTTGAACCTCGGTTACGTCAACGGCACGGTGGATATCCCCGGCATCGGCAAGATTCTTGACCTGAAAGTGCTGGCCCGGGCTTTGAAGAGCAAGGGCGGCACCAACGTGCTGTCGACGCCGAACCTGCTGACGCTGGACAACGAAGCGGCGAGTATTTTTGTTGGCCAGACCATTCCGTTTGTCAGCGGCAGTTATGTTACGGGCGGCGGGGGCACCAGCAATAACCCGTTCCAGACGGTGACCCGTGAAGAGGTTGGCTTGAAGCTCAATGTGCGCCCGCAGATCTCCGAGGGCGGCACGGTGAAGCTCGATATCTACCAGGAAGTCAGCAGCATTGATGAGCGTGCCTCCAGCAGCGCAAAAGCTGCGGGCATCGTCACCAACAAACGCGCAATCGATACCAGCATCCTGCTCGATGACGGCCAGATCATGGTGCTCGGCGGCTTGCTCCAGGACGGTTACAGCCAGAGCAATGACGCGGTGCCATGGTTATCGACGATCCCCGGCTTCGGCGCATTGTTTCGCAATGAACGCCGGGCGATCACCAAGACCAACCTGATGGTGTTCCTGCGCCCGTACATCATTCGCGACAGCGAGGCGGGGCGCAGCATCACCCTAAATCGCTACGACTTCATGCGCCGGGCGCAGGGTGGTTTGCAGCCGGAACGCAGCTGGGCGATGCCGGACATGCAGGCGCCGCAGTTGCCGGCGGCGGCGCAGGGTGTGCCGGCGGTGGGGCCGAGTTCGGGGCCGCGAGCAACCATCAAAGCCGTGCCTATTGAAGGGAGCACACGCTTTTGA
- the gspM gene encoding type II secretion system protein GspM, giving the protein MNRASLALYRAKWQRVNTQLQARWQPLALREKSMVAGMAIALLGLLLWVALIQPPLKKITYWETETPKLRAQTEALEVLLREVSVRPDGQTVAQSLEQTLQASGLAGHYQLQAGEAGAWLLTFDAAPADAVLDWLLSNPAQLSLQVVEARLQRADNPSTEVTAGTLSGTVRMDQALGAKEAS; this is encoded by the coding sequence ATGAATAGGGCCTCGCTCGCGCTGTACCGCGCCAAGTGGCAGCGCGTTAACACTCAGTTGCAGGCCCGTTGGCAGCCGTTGGCGTTGCGCGAAAAAAGCATGGTTGCCGGCATGGCCATAGCGCTGCTCGGCCTGCTGCTATGGGTCGCGCTGATCCAGCCGCCGCTGAAGAAAATCACTTATTGGGAAACCGAAACGCCAAAGCTGCGCGCCCAGACCGAAGCGCTGGAAGTGCTGCTGCGCGAAGTCAGCGTGCGCCCGGACGGGCAAACCGTGGCGCAGTCGCTGGAGCAGACCCTGCAGGCCAGCGGCCTCGCCGGGCACTATCAATTGCAGGCCGGGGAGGCCGGTGCCTGGCTGCTGACCTTCGACGCGGCACCGGCCGACGCCGTGCTCGACTGGCTGTTGAGCAACCCGGCACAACTTTCTCTGCAAGTGGTCGAGGCCCGTTTGCAACGCGCAGACAACCCCTCGACCGAAGTCACTGCCGGCACTTTGTCAGGCACCGTTCGCATGGATCAGGCGCTGGGCGCTAAGGAAGCTTCATGA
- the gspL gene encoding type II secretion system protein GspL, giving the protein MSQLKVALPPLAELDLHSQLHCAWLDRQGQVTREERHSLSQLSQQSKVPPLVCFLHPADSLLASLDLPPLPANKIVAAVQCAAQALMLGDSSEMHIAHSARDEAGQVQIAWAPRQHLLRFGQLLKSAGLNLRGLYPAPYSLPVLPGTVACVQDGHLLLRDSVQVARVQPLFDDGLDGVVWEPGVTLHWIGDQPPPGAELPMADAQRWTGPLPGWGLHGAVQQQQTEHRGWGRAIALSALAVAVWVIGLNLYAAREAGQGQQLKSQMNLRVKQAFPELPVILNPLQQARQQLAARQKSTADDPAQTFNRLVLQAGSGMPSMAGSVERLTFVDGTLQLSLLSEARRGGNDQDWQSTLAQAGISVTADEEGWTLRPATEATPSDSDDSGGAEEDE; this is encoded by the coding sequence ATGAGCCAGTTGAAGGTGGCGTTGCCGCCCTTGGCGGAACTGGATCTGCACAGTCAATTGCACTGCGCCTGGCTGGATCGTCAGGGCCAGGTCACGCGGGAGGAACGCCACAGTTTGAGCCAGTTGAGTCAGCAGTCGAAAGTGCCGCCGCTGGTGTGTTTTCTGCACCCGGCCGACAGCCTGTTGGCGAGTCTCGATTTGCCGCCGCTGCCTGCGAACAAGATCGTCGCGGCGGTACAGTGTGCGGCGCAGGCCTTGATGCTGGGCGACAGCAGCGAGATGCACATTGCGCACAGCGCGCGGGACGAGGCCGGGCAGGTGCAGATCGCCTGGGCGCCTCGGCAGCACTTGTTGCGTTTTGGCCAGTTGCTCAAAAGCGCTGGGCTGAACCTGCGCGGTCTCTACCCGGCGCCTTACAGTTTGCCGGTGCTGCCCGGCACGGTGGCGTGCGTGCAGGATGGGCATTTGTTGCTGCGCGACAGCGTGCAAGTGGCGCGGGTGCAGCCGTTGTTCGATGACGGCCTCGACGGTGTCGTATGGGAACCGGGCGTCACTTTGCATTGGATCGGCGATCAACCGCCGCCGGGCGCCGAATTGCCGATGGCCGATGCGCAGCGCTGGACCGGGCCGCTACCCGGTTGGGGATTGCATGGCGCAGTCCAGCAGCAACAAACCGAGCATCGTGGCTGGGGCAGGGCGATCGCTCTGTCAGCGTTGGCCGTGGCGGTGTGGGTGATCGGTTTGAACCTGTATGCCGCCCGCGAAGCCGGGCAGGGTCAGCAATTGAAAAGCCAGATGAACCTGCGGGTAAAGCAGGCGTTCCCTGAGTTGCCGGTGATCCTCAACCCGTTGCAACAGGCCCGTCAGCAACTGGCGGCGCGGCAGAAGAGCACGGCGGATGATCCGGCGCAGACTTTCAATCGTCTGGTGTTGCAGGCCGGCAGCGGCATGCCGTCGATGGCGGGCAGTGTCGAGCGGCTGACATTTGTCGACGGCACCTTGCAACTGAGTCTGCTCAGTGAAGCCCGTCGTGGCGGCAATGATCAGGACTGGCAAAGCACCTTGGCCCAGGCCGGTATCAGCGTGACGGCAGATGAGGAGGGTTGGACCTTGCGTCCGGCCACTGAAGCCACCCCAAGCGACAGCGATGACAGCGGCGGAGCAGAAGAAGATGAATAG
- the gspK gene encoding type II secretion system minor pseudopilin GspK, protein MNSRSPEGAKQQGMAIISALLIAAVVAVIAAGMLTRQSVSTRALEADQQRVQGRWVVQGGLEISRQLLWDERQRDPLTRLDQPWAQRLSAQGFEGRLEDEQGKFNLRNLVANERVDEAQVAAFQRLCELIGVSAGLSQRISQRVIASYPRLLNPQIAEAPKSGFDSGRATSPNASRKPQNPTLPMLRSIDDLRSVDGVNEALIGKLAPYLTVIPATTWLNGNTATAPVLAAYVPGLSLERAQALINERDAGRWFINRGDFVNRLRMPQLELTSVKVGITSDWFRLRGEARRDQRRVSLEALLHRSQDRLPQVIWSRVGV, encoded by the coding sequence ATGAACAGCCGCTCGCCTGAGGGGGCGAAGCAACAGGGCATGGCGATTATCAGCGCGTTGTTGATTGCCGCCGTGGTGGCGGTGATTGCGGCGGGCATGTTGACGCGCCAGAGCGTGTCGACCCGTGCGCTGGAGGCGGATCAGCAGCGTGTGCAGGGGCGTTGGGTGGTGCAGGGCGGGTTGGAGATCAGCCGGCAATTGCTCTGGGATGAACGTCAGCGCGACCCGTTGACCCGGCTCGATCAGCCGTGGGCGCAGCGTCTCTCCGCGCAAGGTTTTGAGGGGCGACTGGAGGATGAGCAGGGCAAGTTCAACTTGCGCAATCTGGTGGCCAACGAGCGGGTCGATGAAGCGCAGGTCGCGGCGTTTCAGCGCTTGTGCGAGTTGATCGGGGTCAGTGCCGGGTTGAGTCAGCGCATCAGTCAGCGGGTGATTGCTTCGTACCCGCGACTGTTGAATCCGCAGATTGCCGAGGCGCCGAAAAGTGGTTTCGACAGTGGTCGCGCGACCTCTCCAAACGCTTCACGCAAACCGCAGAATCCGACGTTGCCAATGCTGCGCAGCATCGATGATTTGCGCAGTGTCGACGGCGTTAATGAGGCGCTGATCGGCAAACTGGCGCCGTACCTGACGGTGATTCCCGCGACGACTTGGCTCAATGGCAACACTGCCACTGCGCCGGTTTTAGCTGCTTATGTGCCGGGGCTGTCGTTGGAGCGTGCGCAGGCATTGATCAATGAGCGTGATGCCGGACGCTGGTTTATCAACCGGGGCGATTTCGTTAACCGTTTGCGCATGCCGCAACTGGAGCTGACCAGCGTCAAGGTTGGCATCACCAGTGACTGGTTTCGCCTGCGTGGCGAGGCGCGGCGCGATCAGCGGCGGGTCAGTCTTGAGGCGTTGCTGCATCGCAGCCAGGACCGCTTGCCGCAAGTGATCTGGTCGCGGGTGGGCGTATGA
- the gspG gene encoding type II secretion system major pseudopilin GspG, with translation MRTPRGQQGFTLIEIMVVVVILGILAAMVVPKVLDRPDQARATAAKQDIGGLMQALKLYRLDHGTYPSMNQGLKVLVERPADAKNSNWRSYLERLPNDPWGRPYQYLNPGANGEIDIFSLGADGQPDGDGVNADIGSWQL, from the coding sequence ATGCGCACGCCGCGTGGGCAGCAGGGTTTTACCCTGATCGAGATCATGGTGGTCGTGGTGATTCTGGGGATTCTCGCGGCGATGGTGGTGCCCAAGGTGCTCGACCGGCCGGATCAGGCGCGGGCGACGGCGGCGAAGCAGGACATTGGTGGGTTGATGCAGGCGTTGAAGTTGTATCGCCTCGACCACGGCACTTATCCGAGCATGAACCAGGGCCTGAAGGTGTTGGTGGAGCGGCCGGCGGATGCGAAGAACAGCAATTGGCGCTCGTACCTGGAGCGCTTGCCGAACGATCCTTGGGGGCGTCCTTATCAGTACCTCAACCCCGGCGCCAATGGCGAGATCGACATCTTTTCCCTCGGTGCCGACGGTCAGCCTGACGGCGACGGCGTGAATGCCGATATCGGTTCCTGGCAGTTGTAA
- the gspI gene encoding type II secretion system minor pseudopilin GspI, which yields MRARSREEGFTLIEVLVALAIIAVAMSAAVRVAGLMTQSSGILRDRSVAMIAAQSRMAELRLEGKLPMGMKALDCDQGRLLLRCEQVIAAAENGRLLKIGIQVFDRSQDAPPLAKLETLLNRPL from the coding sequence ATGCGTGCGCGTTCGCGGGAAGAAGGTTTCACGTTGATTGAGGTGCTGGTGGCGCTGGCGATTATTGCTGTGGCGATGTCGGCGGCTGTGCGCGTGGCGGGGTTGATGACGCAGAGCAGCGGGATTCTGCGGGATCGGTCGGTGGCGATGATTGCGGCGCAGAGTCGGATGGCGGAGTTGCGACTGGAAGGCAAGTTGCCGATGGGTATGAAAGCGCTGGATTGCGATCAGGGGCGGTTGTTGTTGCGCTGCGAACAGGTAATCGCAGCGGCAGAGAATGGGCGGTTGCTGAAGATCGGCATTCAAGTATTCGACCGCAGCCAGGATGCGCCGCCCCTGGCAAAACTCGAAACCCTACTAAACCGCCCCCTGTAG
- a CDS encoding phospholipase D family protein: MTRLQCAALAILLSIAAISHAEPSVQVGFSPEGSARKLVLETIGSAQHSIQMLAYAFQAPDIVQALIDAKKRGVEVRIVVDKKRNLGKSSKTAMDLVVLNGVQLRTNEHFHLHHDKTIIVDGNTVETGSFNFAPSAEKANSENVVVIRDMAEVSRQYIAHWQSRWELGVPYPQR, from the coding sequence ATGACTAGATTGCAATGCGCCGCGCTGGCGATCTTGCTCAGTATTGCGGCCATATCCCATGCCGAACCAAGCGTGCAGGTCGGTTTTTCCCCGGAAGGTTCGGCGCGAAAGCTGGTTTTGGAAACCATCGGGTCTGCGCAGCACAGCATTCAAATGCTCGCCTATGCGTTCCAGGCTCCCGATATCGTGCAGGCTTTGATTGATGCGAAGAAGCGTGGGGTGGAGGTGCGCATAGTGGTCGATAAAAAGCGAAATCTGGGCAAGTCCAGTAAGACGGCGATGGACCTTGTGGTTTTGAACGGCGTGCAGCTGCGTACCAATGAACATTTCCATCTTCATCACGACAAAACCATCATCGTCGACGGTAATACGGTCGAAACAGGTTCGTTCAATTTCGCTCCGTCCGCCGAAAAGGCTAACTCGGAAAATGTGGTTGTGATTCGAGATATGGCGGAGGTTTCGCGTCAATACATCGCGCATTGGCAATCACGCTGGGAGCTTGGTGTACCTTATCCGCAACGCTGA
- a CDS encoding TIR domain-containing protein has product MEKRNVFISHVHKDDHGLQKLKDLLAPKGMEVRDSSIHTGKFNNATDEHYIKTQILAPAINWAGIFICYVSPQTKNSDWVNWEIEYAAKQGKRIVGIWEHGEKECDLPSALTEYADALVGWNGDAIIDAINGKDSWEKPDGNACEPVPLKRHPC; this is encoded by the coding sequence GTGGAGAAAAGGAACGTTTTTATCAGCCATGTTCACAAGGACGATCATGGACTACAGAAACTCAAGGATTTGCTAGCTCCAAAAGGAATGGAGGTAAGAGACTCCTCCATCCATACAGGGAAATTCAATAATGCTACGGACGAGCACTATATAAAGACGCAGATCCTTGCTCCCGCTATCAACTGGGCGGGTATATTTATTTGCTACGTTTCCCCCCAGACAAAGAACAGTGATTGGGTTAACTGGGAAATCGAATATGCTGCCAAACAAGGCAAGCGTATTGTAGGTATTTGGGAGCATGGCGAAAAAGAGTGCGACCTCCCTAGCGCTCTTACAGAGTATGCCGACGCACTAGTTGGATGGAATGGAGATGCCATCATTGATGCTATCAACGGGAAGGATTCTTGGGAAAAACCTGATGGGAATGCGTGCGAGCCAGTGCCATTGAAGAGGCATCCATGCTGA